A genomic stretch from Canis lupus baileyi chromosome 27 unlocalized genomic scaffold, mCanLup2.hap1 SUPER_27_unloc_5, whole genome shotgun sequence includes:
- the LOC140629650 gene encoding melanoma antigen preferentially expressed in tumors-like, with protein MTACPELHLVRLVEMSGQDPLNLLDLAAQSLRNEKASAVRDLGELPVGLFPTLSTAAFDGGHTKTVTAMVQAWPFPCLRLGPLRDQSRTQDLLEAVLDGLELVPPNAVWPRRSKLKVLDFTHDVEHSNWEECSEATPAPFVITHMLEEPEADKLTPSYKEQP; from the exons ATGACCGCATGCCCAGAACTGCATCTTGTGAG GTTGGTGGAGATGAGTGGACAAGACCCTCTCAATCTCTTGGATCTTGCAGCACAGAGCCTGCGGAATGAGAAGGCCTCAGCTGTACGTGACCTGGGAGAGCTCCCTGTCGGCCTTTTCCCAACTCTGTCCACAGCAGCCTTTGATGGGGGACACACGAAGACTGTGACAGCAATGGTGCAGGCCTGGCCCTTTCCCTGCCTCCGTCTGGGACCGTTAAGAGATCAGTCAAGAACTCAAGACCTCTTGGAAGCCGTCCTGGATGGGCTGGAATTGGTTCCTCCTAACGCTGTTTGGCCCAG GAGATCAAAGCTGAAGGTGCTGGATTTTACCCATGACGTTGAGCACTCCAACTGGGAGGAGTGCTCGGAGGCTACTCCTGCACCCTTTGTCATCACTCACATGCTAGAAGAGCCGGAGGCGGACAAGCTGACACCCAGTTACAAAGAACAGCCTTAG